One segment of Haliotis asinina isolate JCU_RB_2024 chromosome 12, JCU_Hal_asi_v2, whole genome shotgun sequence DNA contains the following:
- the LOC137258189 gene encoding NADH dehydrogenase [ubiquinone] iron-sulfur protein 3, mitochondrial-like — translation MASRLWRSLRPIATTLLRNHAVSRPAVVTSSRWMSSDVKETRPTIRPTNAVVQQHLKDFGQYVAECIPKYVQRVEVTNGDELDIMIHPEGVIPVLTFLRDHTNAQYLNIADIAGMDVPTREYRFEIIYNLLSLRYNSRVRVKTYTDELTPLDSSFEVYKGSDWYEREIWDMFGVFFANHPDLRRILTDYGFEGHPFRKDFPLSGYVEVRYDDEAKRVVIEPIEMAQEFRKFEYATPWETFGPFNKANKEEVPIKEDPAPEK, via the exons ATGGCGTCAAGGTTGTGGAGATCTTTGCGGCCTATCGCAACAACTTTGTTACGGAATCATG CCGTCTCCCGACCAGCTGTTGTAACATCTTCACGATGGATGAGCAGCGACGTCAAGGAAACAAGAC CTACGATACGTCCGACAAACGCAGTGGTCCAGCAGCACTTGAAGGACTTTGGTCAGTATGTAGCTGAATGTATTCCCAAGTATGTCCAGCGAGTGGAAGTGACCAACGGGGATGAGCTGGACATCATGATCCACCCTGAAGGGGTTATCCCAGTCCTCACCTTCCTCCGGGATCACACCAACGCTCAGTACCTCAACATCGCAGACATTGCTGGTATGGATGTCCCAACGAGAGAGTACAGGTTTGAG attatATATAACTTGCTGTCACTCCGATATAACTCCCGTGTGCGAGTGAAGACCTACACAGATGAACTAACCCCACTCGACTCCTCCTTTGAGGTGTACAAAGGTTCAGACTGGTATGAGAGAGAG ATCTGGGATATGTTTGGTGTGTTTTTCGCCAACCATCCTGACCTGAGACGTATCCTCACCGACTATGGTTTTGAAGGCCATCCGTTCAGAAAGGACTTCCCCCTTTCAGGTTATGTAGAG GTACGTTATGATGATGAAGCAAAGCGTGTAGTCATCGAGCCTATTGAGATGGCCCAAGAGTTCAGGAAGTTTGAATATGCCACGCCTTGGGAGACTTTTGGACCATTCAACAAAGCCAACAAGGAGGAAGTTCCCATCAAAGAAGACCCTGCACCAGAGAAGTGA